Genomic window (Syngnathus scovelli strain Florida chromosome 14, RoL_Ssco_1.2, whole genome shotgun sequence):
CGCGTACATGCACGTATACGTTCATCCATATAAAATACGCTTTTCTTGGGTCTCTTGCACCACCTAGTGGTGGAATTTGGTAAAGAGCAAATTTATACCGATGTGAAAATTCttagtattatttattttatttagtttcacataataaaaatctaGTCACGTGACTAGGAAGTAAACATGGAAGTATCTTGGCAGAAACTCACTGTGAGGAATGAAAACAGAATTAAATCATACAATTATAAATCACAAGTGCTGCCTCATGATATGAGTGCGCTTCGGTCCATGCAGCTGATGGGGatcttacacttttttttttttaggctagaATCGACACATTTCAGTGGGTGAGGATAATTTAAGAAAAGTAAAGTTGTGTCTCAAAACACCACTGTAGTTGTTGTAGCACCTTGTgaatttgttgaaaaaaaataaagtccacCTACAGGAATCCACATTAGCGTCCACTTGCAAAAACGTCAGTGTTCGTCGCCGTCATCATCGTCCTCCTCCGGGGGTAGGCTGGCGGGACAGGGCTCCATGGTGACGGCCACGCCCATGCCGCTCCGCCCCAGCGTCATGTCGCTCACGTACGTCCACTCGTTCTTCTCCGGGCAGTAGCACTCCACGCTGGACACAAAGTCGTGCTGGTTGAAGCCTCCTGGACGACGACGACAAAGGCACAGTTGGAAACAAGCACGAGGTACCCGCTCGCTCGCCGTAAGATTTGAGCGTGAACTGACCGAGCACAAAGATGCGGCCCTGGTGCACGACCACGCCGTGCGTGCTCCGGCAGCACTGCATGGACGCCCGGGGCTCCCACGTGTTTCGGGAAATGTTGTAGCGCTCCACCGTGGCCAGCTGGTCGCGACCGTCGTAGCCGCCAATGGCGTACAGGTGAGCGTTGACGCACACCAGGCCTGCCCAGAAAAATCGGCGCTGTTTCATTTTGTTGGACATGATCCAAACATCAACACTGAACAATTCTATGGACGACAACTGGTGTGACTTGAGCTGCGTCGAAGCTATCTCACCAAGTCCGCTGCGCGCGATGCTCATGGGCGCTAGCTGCTGCCAGCTGTTGCTGTCCGGCTGGTATTTCTCAACCGCGTTGGATCGGCTCTGCCCGACCAGCCCGCCCACCACGTAGAGCGCTCCTCCGTAGGCCGCCACCCCGGCCCCCAGGCGGGCCTCCGGCATTGGGGACACGTAGGACCAACGATTGGCCTCCGGGTCCCACCTGTAAAAGTTGGattattttccatttgattGAAACCCGTGTTGTCACTCACCGCTCCACGGTGTTGTGCAGCGTGCCCCCCTGTGAGCCCCCCACGGCGTAGATGCAGCCATCCACCACGCCCACCCCCACCCGGTTGCGCGGCGTGTTGAGCGCCGCGCGTTGGCTCCACTGGTTGGTCATGGGGTTGTAGCAGCACAACGCGCTGGACTCGGTCATGCTTTCCAGCGACAGATTCCTGCCGCCCACCTGAAGGCCCAAAAGACACTGTGATCTCGGCGCCATGACGCCCCACTGGGTCCCAGCGAGCGGCGCCGTACCGTGTAGAGCAAGCCGAAGAGGGTGCACGCCCCCAAGCCGCTGCTGGGAGCCGCCATGTCGGCCAGTTTGAGCCAAACTTTGCGGACGGGGTCGAACGCCTCCATGGTGGCCAGGGAATGCTGTCGGTATCTCCAAAAAGACGACAAGAAGGCAGTTTGGAAAACCTAAAATACTAAAAAGTGGGCAGCATTTTTGGAggcgcaaaaataaataaatacccgcCGGCCACATAGATGAGTTGTGTTCCACGTATGGGTGCCGGAGGAACCATCCTCAAGGTCATTTCCTGGAAGATTTTCGACAGGAAGTCCTTGCAAGCGTTGGCCTGcagtagaaaaaaagaaaagtgcgcAAAAAGGAAATATGACTTGGAGCAAAGGCTCAAGTTGAAGTACCTTGCTGAGAATGGGGCAGGACAGAAGTTGGTTTTTGAGGAACTTTGGCGGAAGGGCGTAGATGTGGACAGCGTTGAGGAGCGCGTGGAGATACTGGGCTCGATTCTCCATGTCCCACCGCACCCAGTCCGTACACGCTTTATACACCTGCCATGGAAATCCATTCAAGCgtctttgtgtattttttttcatacacaTCCCAAATTTGAAGGACCTCGGGGTGGCCTTCATGAGTCAACACGTACCTCGGATTCACAGAGCACCTTGATGCTGTCCTGACTTATGAGTTCCAGCAGCTGACAGTGAGACAGATTGAAGAATTCATCTTCTTTGGTCACCTGGAGTCCAAAGAGGAAGATTTCTCTTGAATAACAATTGAGAAATAAACAAAGGGCTAGGTGAAGAATTGATTTCATCAATTCATTCCAAGATGACTTGCGAGTCAAGATGACAATGTGAGATCCCAACGATTAATCGGCAGCTTCTGTTGTAAAGTGAAACAACGTTATTAATATCTAGCGCCCGCTTATACGTCGGAAGCATTCGCCTTTGAGGTGAGCGCTTTCGAGCTTTAAATATTTTTCTGACGTCATCCAGCCTCACCTCTGCAATTATGAAGAGTATGAGAAAGGCGGAGTGGGTGTGACCGGCTATAAATACCAGTTTTACGCTTGATCCCGGAATCAAAAGCCGTAAATCAAGGTATCGGGATGTCGTGTCATTTTGCGTCACCTCACTGAAGTGCGTGTTGATGTACTCGCGGCCGCGCTGGTACAGGTCGGCGCATCCCAGCTCCTCGGCAAAACGAGTGATGCCGATGACGTTGGACGATTCCAGATGTTTGATGAGAAAGTCGCAGCACGCCTTCGCCACGTCCTCCATCTGGAACCTGACGCGAGGAACGAAAGGTTGAAACCGGCGCCGAGGTCGCGACCGCCTCCACTTACCTCATGGCGCCCAAGAGTACGTGCAGGACGCACTTCTCGCCCACGATGATATGCGACGTGTATGCAAAGTCGATGAGCCTCCCCAACACTTGGGGGCAGACATCGCGCAGGGTGACCTCGGAGGCTTGGCACTCTTTGAAGCTGCTGGTGAACATGGCCCGGAAGTACGGGCTGCAGGAGGCCAGCACTAGCTTGTGCACCTGATAGGGGAAAAATCATAATGAAATATTgcattttgtaatttttttttggtcctgaCCTTAAAGTCGATGGTCTTGTCCTTGTTGGTGACGTGCAGCACCAAGTCGCACAGCATCTCCTGCCTCCTGAACTCGTCCATGATCTTCAGCGACTTGGAGGCGTGACTCTCCACCGTGTAGTCCAGGTAACCCGAACCGTGCATAGAGGGCACGGCGATGGCGGAGAAGTCCGAGCCGCGCGTCGGCGGCTTCTTCCTCAACGAGCAATGCATGGCGGGATTGCAGTTGACTGAATTTATCCCATATGTCTTTGTGTCTTGAATTCACTGATGTCCAAAAGTTGCCACCCATCAACGCCAGAGTTGAAATCCATTGATACCATGTGCGACTCCATTTTATCGCTCCAACATGGCTGACAGTAGGAAATCCTGACCTAGCGGTCAATCTATAAGTCGTCCACCATCGGATCCAATCAGACGCATCGGTAGTTGATTAGACGCTTTCCCGATTTGGAATCTTCTTTTTGTCGTGGTGATCCTGCAATCGAGAATCAATGAGACAGCGTTCATGCAACATGATCCTGTTACTAATGTGactgtcaaaataaaagtacattttaaataaataaaagtgagtcATGATTTTTGGGccccaaatatattttttcaaaattatttgCGCTGCCTTCCCAATGTGTCACTTACTCCGCCGTTTAGTCACGTGCCTTTACCATCACGTAagtagtgggaaaaaaatccacgTGTTTAATTCTTCAAACTCGTGATTGGAACCGCCAGCTTCTGCAAAAAAAGATTTGCTAGGGCATGCGTTGCACAATCAAATGTGTTCAGCCTGCAGTTCCCTCGGCCTTTTTAACACGCCATCATATGACCTCCATAGTTGGGGCGGGCACTTGGGGCTTGTTGCCCGACTTCTCCATGCTGACACAGAGGGAAAATAGTGGACAGGAATTCAGTAGTAAAACCGCAGTAGTCAAGTAAGTCATAGTAATCACTCCTTGCCCAGTCACGAAATAAATAATAGATTGAGTCCAGGTTTTGATTATCTATAACGTTGCAATTTCGGTTTCACAACAAGATAGACCTGATAACACTCAGAAGTAGAGTTGGGCTATCATTCAATCATCTTTGCAGTTAATATGAAGGTTGTACATGAACAACTGCTGTTTGATAAGATGGTTAATCATTGATAGACTTCTTTCCACAAAGTGCACACAAGTGATTTGCTTGAACTTTGTCCAcaaggtaaaaacaaaaaaaaaaagaactgcaaTGACAAGATGAGGATAGGTCTGTTGCGATATTACGTAACAATCTTTTCTGCCATGTCATTGTTGCACTGTAATTAAAAGGCAAGTTGGAAATAACACCAAGATTGTTTTGTGTAATTATGAAATCATTACACAATGCTGAAAGTCGAGAATGCATTTATCAGAGTTTAATTTCTTCACTCACGATGATGGAGAAAACAACATTCAATATTagcagcatttttttaaatatatataaaacagcATTTACTTTATTAGAAATTTTTAGTATTTAATCTGTTTTACCAAAACGTCTTTGCAGTAATTCGAACAAACCCAATTTAAAACTTATTGTACATTGGCAGGTCCACACTTCTGTGATAAAGTATGCaccacttttttgttgttgttgtttttttttttacatatattaGAGCATCAAGGAGACTAATTTACACAGATTTTTTTAGGTGGCGTAAAAATCTATTTCAGGGTGTTACCTATAGTTAATTTTAGAGCTTATTAAACAATAATTAATCATGATGCTTGTAGGACCTTTTTATGAACTATTCACCCAGAGTGAAATGTGTATAATGTGTTTTTTGAAACTTAATAATAGTAATCAATATCGCCACACACTAAAGTACATTATTGgtgtcagcccccccccccccccccggtgtgacgtcacagatcaacaatCCATTTTGTAAGGCATACAAAATAGGCAACCACAGTCGTGGTGTCACTCGAGCTTATATTAACTATTTAAAGtacttttaaaaatgtgtcaaaaATAGTTCACTGACCTCAATCAACCTCCCTTCGAATATCTGCTCGTCACGACCGACGATGAAAAAGTCCCAAAAGTCTCGTATTGAAGAGGACGTAAATGTCTTTTCAGGGATTTCCCGAATGTGTTTGCTACCCAGATGAAGAGAAAAGATTTAAAAGTGTCGCGTGCGAGAAGAGGCGTCTTCCATTGAAGAGGAAGAAAAGGTCCGACACAGGAGTAGTTGTCAAAATAAGGCGGGGAGAGATTCCAGCGCCATGACTGTGCATATCTCACGcgggcgcgcacgcacgcacagcgcgggcacacgcacgcacgcagggcaTTGTCAAATAAAAAGTGAAAGTGAGCGTCTGTTTTGTAAGTTTGTGATATTACTGAAAACTACAAAATAAAGCCCCGGCattaaaagttaaataaatTGAAGGTCAAATAAACCGGTGTGCCAAACAATACTTTAAAACTTTGACTGTCAATGTTAGGTACACTAAATATATTCTTTATTCCCCGCCCGCCATTAATCTACACGCCTGTGTCCCGCCCGTCTAGTTTAACGTGGTAATAAAATCAAGCAAACCTAGTGCGTCATAAAAAGGGCGCGGCTAAACTGGCGATACTTTTTCTGATTGGCTACTGccttcatgcatttttttttcaaattcccgGAAACAGCTGACGGCGACGTTGCTGTCAAAATATTTCGAGTGCGTGCTTGGACGGTGAGGAAAATTAAGATATAATTACTACATATTTTCCGAATATGTTCTCAATATATGACATCATATAACCGTGGCGTATGTCTTTTTTCATATTTGCTTCGATCAATAGTGTCTTTGCTGCACACGTCTCCAAAGTTCTCCAACGAAGCTCCTGAGTGTGTCCTGAAAATCctcttggtgatttttttttaacaaaaatatgAGAAGCAATCAGTTTGACTCTTCGTCTGAAGAAGACAATGTCGGCGAGGAAGGAGCGCCTCCTTTGGACATTTCCTGGTCAGCCTTGAAACTTTATCTTCTTCACAAGTGTCAAATTCTTTGTTTTCCCATGTCTGATAgtataaacatttattttgcgTTTCAGGGTCCCTTTGTCTGAAGTGGGCTCCAATCAGTTTGTGGGCATATGTTCCCTTCCAGGTAGAAAGTGTCAAGTTGTTCCTTCATGTTGGTGCAACAAAATGATACACATGTGTGTGTTCAGGTTGCAGATACAAGGATATACGTAGGAGTGTGCACAAAGACGTTGGTGAGGTCACACTGCTGTCATAGGGcatctaaaataaatatttccttCTTGGAGACTCGCCAATACAAACACTTACCCTCCGCTGTCGGTGTGTTTGAGTGCAGAGGAGCTTCACAACCAAGGCGTGCAGGACGTGTTTGTGCTTTGCACGCGAGGCGAGCTGTCCAAGTACCGCGTGCCCTCGCTTCTGGAGGTCTACCAGCAGAAGGGTTTGAGTGTGCACCATATGCCCTTCCCTGATGGGGAGGCGCCCCAGCTGGAGCAGTGTGGACACATCCTGGACGAGCTGCAGCGCAGCCTAGAGGCCAACCGCAGGACCCTCATCCAGTGAGGAATCACAATAGCCCAAGTAGTCGTAGAAATGGAGGTTacaatttttatgtttttatttgcagCTGTTATGGAGGCCTGGGACGCTCTGCATTAAgtacaaccttttttttttatttcattttgagcCCTTTATTTTCCGAAATTGCTGTCACTTCTTTTCCAGTCGCCGCCTGCCTGCTCATCCAGCTCTCCGTAACCATGACGCCAGACGAAGCCATCGACATCTTGCGGGCGCACCGAGGACGCGGAGCCATACAGACCCTCAAAGTAATGCAGCTCTCCCGTTTCAGGAATTTTATGTTGCGATCACACTTTTCAGGCTTTCCCTTCTTCTTTGCCAGCAATACAATTTCCTCCATGAATTTCGGGAAAACTACGCCACCTACCGGGAGAGCCAAGAAGTTCACACGGAGCGCTCAGTTTCTCGATGATCGGTGACGTCATTTGGTGCACTTCAAtacaaaaatgtataaaggGAAGAATTTCTAAACTGTTTCGAATTATTAGAAATATGCTATGATAAAGGGAAACAACAAACTAAAACAGAGTGGGAtggttttattttcattatatAAACTTAACTGATCTTAAAAGTGACATTTAGGTGATGCGACATGATAGATTTCACCCTGTTTCTGGACACAATGAACACATGACAATAAAAACCTGTCTGACGCTGCCGCTAGCATCTAAAGCATCAAGACTGGCTCGTAGCGAGGAGTGCCGGAGACGTCCAAAAAGAAAGATGACGCAAAAATAAACTCGGAAGAGGGGAAATAAGTACAATAAACCACAAAGAGTAGAGCTCATTCGCTGTTGGTCGAGGAGGTTTCAAGCTAGTGCCAACTGTTTGGGCAAATGTACACTTTCAACACGACAAGTGTCCGGTTGCCATGGCGATACCACGCCCAAATTCAAAATCTAGCTGTCAAAACACAGATGGGGGAAAAATATCTACCTAATTTGTAAGCACTCTTAGGTTGTGTCGACAAGCTACCATCGGCCGCCAGGAAACctaaaaaggagggggggggggaagaagggGATGAAAAAGAACAAAATTGTCCTTTTCGGGTTTGTCCGTAGAATGTTGGCCCCGAGAGAGTCAAGGTTGGCGTCTGGTGTTGCTGATTGTGGTCATCTCTGGCCGCTCCCTTGAATGTGTGCCAGTGgtatgtgcgtgcatgtgtgttcaCACAGCTCCGAGATCCAAGAGCGTCCCGACCCATTTCGCAGTCATCGTCCGTGCTTTCCCGTCTTACGAGCTCACCAGAACGTAGATCATGCTGGACAAGACACGAGCACAACGACATTTGCAAGAAGTCTGGTGGCAACAACTTCACGGCTCTTTCAGTCATTCGAGGCGTACCCGTAGAGATAGTAGAAGAAGGAGAGGAGGTAGAAGGCCAGCTTGCACCAGCCTTCCTTCTGACAGAAAGCCAGGATGTCGGCGTTCATGATGGTCGTCGGGTCGTACAGTCCCGGAGAGCTCATCACGGGTCTGCTCATGTAcctgcaaaagaaaaaagaaaacctcAACGCTTGAGCACACGTGCAATTCAAATTGTCTTGatggcgcgcacacacgcacctcCAGACGTGGTAGGCCAGCAGCGGCAGGTTGAGGACGAGCGTGAGCCACTCGGTGGCGCAGAAGAACATGACGCAGAAGAAGAAGTGGATGAGATACTCCGGGAGCACCAGCTGGAAAGCCCCGAGGAGACAAaaagcacaacaacaaaaagtcatACACCAAGCCGCCATCGGAGCACGTCATCCAAACCACAATGACACAAAAGCGTCATGCTTGGAGATAATGCCGCAGCAATAATCCACAGTAAATGCTGAGAATCAAATTTTAAGTGCGTGCATGGTGCAaaagtggagggggggggtgacttTGAATGGGATGGTGGGCTTTCACATGTGTTGAAAACCCTGCACTGTGCTGCTAAATGCAATCCAAGAACCACCTCaacccccctcaaaaaaaatgacatttttgctcCCCCCACTAGTGAAACACTTTGTCAATCAATAATGCATctacatataaaaaaataaaattattaggtacacttgtttTATATTCTACTGGTACTCAAATATGTCTATTTGGTGGTGCTTGGTGTAAAAGTTTGGAGAGCAGACTGACGGACCTGATCACCTGACCTCAACTTTCAGTCACTGTATCGGTGTGCAAAAACAAAAGGGGAGGTCATCGTAGAAATAGTCATAATCAGAACATCATGCAGGTTCAGAGCCTTTGCAAGTCTTTTCAGTTAACAGCTTGACTTTGCATCGCTTACATTAACGCCACTCAACACGTTTATTTCCAGACAAAAAAGACTGCAAGACAAAAAGTAGACTCGAGGTCTTGTCCAAAGTCGAAAGGAACCCTAACGTTGAGGTTAGCTAACTgaaaagacatttgcaaacactAATGCTTCGTGCACAATGAACGGGCAGTTTTCAAAACTGGTACAAACCTTCAGGGCAAGTTTGACTCGTTTAATCTTTTTGACCTTTTCGActgtcttttttgggggggcgggtTAAGGGGCAATGTGTAAAAACAAAGCGGATTAGGAAAGGGgaggaaggacaaaaaaaatagcGTTAGAGTTTGGACAGAGGGAAGAAGGCATGGCTAAGCCAGGTTATTCATTTAGCAAGACAGTGCAGAAAAATGATTGAAAAAGTTTCTGTTAATCCAATCCGAGCGTTGCGGCATGCGCTCGTAAGAAGAGAAAGGGCGGCGGGATGGAGGTGGGAAGGTCACTTACGGGATTTAAAGTGTTACACTGGTCGATGGGATTTTTGTAGTCCGTCTTGAGCTCGTCGAATGCAATTATCTGCAGGAAGAAAATTGACCATAAAATGTGCAGATTTTTCAGTGGATAAAAACATGttctgttctaaaaatagctcagcAGTGATGGGAAGATTTTGATTTCAGAGGaatgttgaataaaaaaatcccATTGTAATCTTTAATCTAACGAATTGAGGCTATGGGTGAATGTATCATGTCTTCTCGCGAGATTACCACAACCACGCGACTCTCGTCCGGCGCTAGCACTAAACCTGCTAGCTTGTTAGCTCGGGAAAATACGCTAAATAACTAGTTTCACATTCGACAGCGACAACAATGATTTTGTAAAAGCCCTAAACCAACAAACTTGTCTTATTCTAAAGTTAAATCACGTAAACGTGTGTGTTATCACACCAAGAATGAAGCGACATATCGCGTTGATTTGAGCCGTCAACGGCATTCTCAAAGAATCACGTCAGTGCGGACGTAACAATAATTCCACACGTTAATGTTGAGTTACGTCAGAAGCGTAATCAGCCTGGGGTTCCTTTTTCTACTAAACGTCAACACAACGTCAAAAACAACATGTGTGCAATTTACACTTACGTGCCAGATGGCGAAGAAGATGAGCGCCGCCGTGAGCAATAACGCGAGCATGTAGCAAAAGGCCGCGAACGTGAACGCCATTGTGTCCCTCCGCTCCGATTCGTCTCGTCTAATCCTGGTCAGTGGATGATGCGGGTAGCAGGAAGCCCTCGCAACGGAACGGAGCTAACCCAGCCCCAGATTGTTCCAATGGTTCAGATTCTGGTTGTGGTCCCCTCCGGTTTACTTACCGCCGTCTTGTGGAGATTTAAGGTCACTGCAGGCACGACATCCTgggaacacattcattttttGCAGGtcgattttgttgttgttttgatttttttacatGTTTACAACAGTGAATAGGAAACTGAGTGCCGAAGTGGTTAATCATCttaaaatactaaataaatattaaataaataaatatttacaatATTCAGTGGAAAGAAGTGACTCCAGGGAAAACAAGCGTAACATTAGCAACATCTTTATTTGGACAACAGGAGATTATAGATGCATTCTCATAATAAAGTACAGTaaggaaaaatacaaatacagaaCTGTATCTCAAGTTTCACTGTTTgataaaatttcattttttcattcagTAAGGAAAAACACAGCAGGACGACTATTACGGCACTATATTATTATTACGACGACAAGAAGGGAAGCAATCACCGTATCACCAACGCTTACTCAggcttttctttaaaaaaaggagTGTAAGTAAATATATCAAATAGGATACAGCTGcatcaaattgaaaaaaaaaaatcacaattgaaTCATAGGAGTTAACCTGTGGTTGACTTTTGAGTCTTGTATTTAAATGTTACAGGTGacacattgttttgaaaaactgTCCTTTGACCAAAACGAtaacatgatttattttttatccttCACTTATGGACTATTAATGAAAGCAAATGTGATTTGAAAAGATCTACCAATGATCCAATACTATAACAAATATATGAacgtgaaaaacaaaaaaaggttaCTGGCACAAAGTTTAACGCCACTGGCACATCCAATACACGGAAAAACCGTGGGTGAAATAAtccactgattaaaaaaaataaaaaattcatacaaagttggcataatggtgttttCAAATCAACTCGTTTTTGCCACCCGTACAAATCCAAGATGACGTTAAGGGAAGTGGAGCCTGAAATAGGAATTCAGCACATTCAGAGAATTGTAATCCAGCAACaatattttaaacattttttcctCATGATACATTCCAGATTGGTGTCGTTCGATGTAGCATTCATTATCTCCACAAAATTCACCAACACGACtcgcaaaaaataataataataaatgggaATAAGGACACTCAGCCTTCAAGATTTTTGTAACGTGTGTCAATTGTCCAGTTTGGAATGTTTTGAGATGAGAGCACCAGATGATGTCATAGGAGCCAACACGTGTACACGTAACCCTGCATTCCGCCTAAAAAAAGTGGCCATACCACAAAATATGGTGCAACTATTAGCTAATAAGCTAAAACGGCTCATTTGTTCAAATCCGACCGAAGAAGCACAAGATTTTTAATTCTTCGCAATTGTAAACGTCACTTTTCACTCCAGATTCCTTTCCTGCTTGGATTAAAAGACTGTGGATGGTAAACAACTTGTCAGCCATCTTGATTGCATACTAAAACTATCTCATCACGATCTGAATTTCACATGTTGAGGCAGGATGTTTGATCTCCCAAAcagaaactgcaaaaaaaataataataaaaagataaACAGTACTTGCAAAGGTAAGACAAAAGGAGTGAAACTAATACTTTTGGAACCCGTGGAAACCCTCCCAAAACACTTGGGAAGTGAGGATGAGTCTTGGTCCACTATGAGAGCTTTCATTCGACACAGACGCACAGAAAGCACAAAACGGGAGGACGGGACAAGACCCAGATGGTTAGCGCGTGTATACTCGGCAATAACAGTCCCTGCctcaagccccgcccccccaaaCATTTTAACCAGTGAGAAGTCTAGAACAAGACAGTAAGTCGTAAACAGGATTCAAATCAGGAGGTGGCTGGCAAAGAGGACAGCGCAGGTGAACCTGCCCAGGTTCCTTAGCGGAAGAAGCGCAGTTTCTCCCGGAGCCATTCCTCCGTCAGGTCCTCTGTGTTTCGGATTTCAAACACCTGCAGTGGCAAAGTTTGAAATTCAGACTCGGAATGTGCAGAACTTTGCAATCCTTGAAAAAAGGAAAGTACCGATACTGAGGTACCGATACTCGGTCGTTCACAAACCTTGGTCATTTGCGCCGTTTGCACCAGCCTGTTTTTACTGCCCGCGTACATCATCTGCTGCTCCGGATTGCAACCTGACTCAAACACAGAACATTTTGCTGAGCACGGAACTCGCACGTCCGCCGTGAAGCACCAGGCGCTTTGCGTACGTACCCACGGGGCTCACAAAGATGAAGCAAAGAGGGTAGGAGACCCGTCCGTCGTCGTGTTGGTATTTGTAACTGTACGCCACGAATCGAGGCTGCCTCTCCGGGAGCTCTTCTTTCAGGTCGTCGGGAGAAATATCCTGAAACAAAACAGATGAGCGAACGATCGCCATCGAGTCGAGAGTCAACGATTCAACCTACCTCGTGTTCTTCATCCAAGACCACCAGCTGCTTCTCTCTATT
Coding sequences:
- the cdkn3 gene encoding cyclin-dependent kinase inhibitor 3 gives rise to the protein MRSNQFDSSSEEDNVGEEGAPPLDISWVPLSEVGSNQFVGICSLPGCRYKDIRRSVHKDVEELHNQGVQDVFVLCTRGELSKYRVPSLLEVYQQKGLSVHHMPFPDGEAPQLEQCGHILDELQRSLEANRRTLIHCYGGLGRSALIAACLLIQLSVTMTPDEAIDILRAHRGRGAIQTLKQYNFLHEFRENYATYRESQEVHTERSVSR
- the keap1a gene encoding kelch-like ECH-associated protein 1A, giving the protein MHCSLRKKPPTRGSDFSAIAVPSMHGSGYLDYTVESHASKSLKIMDEFRRQEMLCDLVLHVTNKDKTIDFKVHKLVLASCSPYFRAMFTSSFKECQASEVTLRDVCPQVLGRLIDFAYTSHIIVGEKCVLHVLLGAMRFQMEDVAKACCDFLIKHLESSNVIGITRFAEELGCADLYQRGREYINTHFSEVTKEDEFFNLSHCQLLELISQDSIKVLCESEVYKACTDWVRWDMENRAQYLHALLNAVHIYALPPKFLKNQLLSCPILSKANACKDFLSKIFQEMTLRMVPPAPIRGTQLIYVAGGYRQHSLATMEAFDPVRKVWLKLADMAAPSSGLGACTLFGLLYTVGGRNLSLESMTESSALCCYNPMTNQWSQRAALNTPRNRVGVGVVDGCIYAVGGSQGGTLHNTVERWDPEANRWSYVSPMPEARLGAGVAAYGGALYVVGGLVGQSRSNAVEKYQPDSNSWQQLAPMSIARSGLGLVCVNAHLYAIGGYDGRDQLATVERYNISRNTWEPRASMQCCRSTHGVVVHQGRIFVLGGFNQHDFVSSVECYCPEKNEWTYVSDMTLGRSGMGVAVTMEPCPASLPPEEDDDDGDEH
- the gmfb gene encoding glia maturation factor beta isoform X1; the encoded protein is MLKFRRRISFSGLARVVTSCCEVSKKPKTLNASLTFRAAAFRVFELGTPKTTMSESLTVCDVDENLIEKLKKFRLRKETNNAAIVMKINREKQLVVLDEEHEDISPDDLKEELPERQPRFVAYSYKYQHDDGRVSYPLCFIFVSPVGCNPEQQMMYAGSKNRLVQTAQMTKVFEIRNTEDLTEEWLREKLRFFR
- the cnih1 gene encoding protein cornichon homolog 1 isoform X2, whose product is MAFTFAAFCYMLALLLTAALIFFAIWHIIAFDELKTDYKNPIDQCNTLNPLVLPEYLIHFFFCVMFFCATEWLTLVLNLPLLAYHVWRYMSRPVMSSPGLYDPTTIMNADILAFCQKEGWCKLAFYLLSFFYYLYGMIYVLVSS
- the gmfb gene encoding glia maturation factor beta isoform X2; the encoded protein is MCRRLKSYLTSRSESLTVCDVDENLIEKLKKFRLRKETNNAAIVMKINREKQLVVLDEEHEDISPDDLKEELPERQPRFVAYSYKYQHDDGRVSYPLCFIFVSPVGCNPEQQMMYAGSKNRLVQTAQMTKVFEIRNTEDLTEEWLREKLRFFR
- the cnih1 gene encoding protein cornichon homolog 1 isoform X1, whose product is MAFTFAAFCYMLALLLTAALIFFAIWHIIAFDELKTDYKNPIDQCNTLNPTVEKVKKIKRVKLALKLVLPEYLIHFFFCVMFFCATEWLTLVLNLPLLAYHVWRYMSRPVMSSPGLYDPTTIMNADILAFCQKEGWCKLAFYLLSFFYYLYGMIYVLVSS